Proteins from one Variovorax sp. PBL-E5 genomic window:
- a CDS encoding S26 family signal peptidase — MGWAAPYIEKLRAGEVVSFRPRGHSMRPHMRSGQLVTLEPILAGSAPGVGDIVLARVRGADYLHFIGAVRDGQVLIANAHGHENGWTARERVLGKVCAVVE, encoded by the coding sequence ATGGGCTGGGCCGCGCCTTACATCGAGAAGCTTCGAGCAGGCGAGGTCGTATCTTTCCGGCCGCGCGGCCACTCGATGCGGCCCCACATGCGAAGTGGCCAGCTCGTCACCCTCGAGCCCATCCTAGCGGGCAGCGCGCCTGGCGTTGGGGACATCGTGCTCGCGCGTGTACGCGGGGCCGACTACCTGCATTTCATCGGCGCCGTGCGGGACGGGCAGGTGCTCATTGCCAATGCCCATGGGCACGAGAACGGCTGGACGGCCCGAGAACGCGTTCTCGGCAAGGTCTGCGCCGTCGTCGAGTAG